A stretch of the Orcinus orca chromosome 1, mOrcOrc1.1, whole genome shotgun sequence genome encodes the following:
- the ANP32E gene encoding acidic leucine-rich nuclear phosphoprotein 32 family member E isoform X3 — protein MEMKKRINLELRDRAPEEVTELVLDNCLCVNGEIEGLNDTFKKLEFLSMANVELSSLARLPSLNKLRKLELSDNIISGGLEVLAEKCPNLTYLNLSGNKIKDLSTVEALMEMKMMKRKRKMKLVHLKDMRKRKKRRRTRMRMRMKMKQAQNWEREKRRWASHT, from the exons ATGGAGATGAAGAAGAGGATTAACCTGGAGTTAAGGGACAGAGCCCCGGAGGAG GTGACAGAGTTGGTCCTTGATAATTGCCTCTGTGTCAATGGGGAAATTGAGGGCCTgaatgatacttttaaaaaactagagTTTCTGAGTATGGCTAATGTGGAACTAAGTTCACTGGCCCGGCTGCCCAGCTTAAATAAACTTCGAAAG TTGGAACTTAGTGACAATATAATCTCAGGAGGCTTGGAAGTCCTGGCAGAGAAATGTCCAAACCTTACCTACCTCAATTTGAGTGGAAACAAAATCAAAGATCTTAGTACAGTAGAAGCTCTG atggagatgaagatgatgaagaggaagaggaagatgaagCTGGTCCACCTGAAGGatatgaggaagaggaagaagaggaggaggacgaggatgaggatgaggatgaagaTGAAGCAGGCTCAGAactgggagagggagaagaggaggtggGCCTCTCATActtaa
- the ANP32E gene encoding acidic leucine-rich nuclear phosphoprotein 32 family member E isoform X2: MEMKKRINLELRDRAPEELELSDNIISGGLEVLAEKCPNLTYLNLSGNKIKDLSTVEALQNLKNLKSLDLFNCEITNLEDYRESIFELLQQITYLDGFDQEDNEAPDSEEEDDEDGDEDDEEEEEDEAGPPEGYEEEEEEEEDEDEDEDEDEAGSELGEGEEEVGLSYLMKEEIQDEEDDDDYVEEGEEEEEEEEEGLRGEKRKRDAEDDGEEEDD, encoded by the exons ATGGAGATGAAGAAGAGGATTAACCTGGAGTTAAGGGACAGAGCCCCGGAGGAG TTGGAACTTAGTGACAATATAATCTCAGGAGGCTTGGAAGTCCTGGCAGAGAAATGTCCAAACCTTACCTACCTCAATTTGAGTGGAAACAAAATCAAAGATCTTAGTACAGTAGAAGCTCTG CAAAATCTTAAGAATTTGAAGAGTCTTGACTTGTTTAACTGTGAGATCACAAACCTGGAAGATTATAGAGAAAGTATTTTTGAACTGCTACAGCAAATCACATACTTAGATGGATTTGACCAGGAGGATAATGAAGCACCAGACTCAGAAGAAGAGGATGATGAAG atggagatgaagatgatgaagaggaagaggaagatgaagCTGGTCCACCTGAAGGatatgaggaagaggaagaagaggaggaggacgaggatgaggatgaggatgaagaTGAAGCAGGCTCAGAactgggagagggagaagaggaggtggGCCTCTCATActtaatgaaagaagaaattcag gatgaagaagatgatgatgactatgttgaagaaggggaagaagaagaagaagagg AAGAAGAAGGTCTTCGAGGGGAAAAGAGGAAACGAGATGCTGAAGATGATGGAGAGGAAGAAGATGACTAG
- the ANP32E gene encoding acidic leucine-rich nuclear phosphoprotein 32 family member E isoform X1, with the protein MEMKKRINLELRDRAPEEVTELVLDNCLCVNGEIEGLNDTFKKLEFLSMANVELSSLARLPSLNKLRKLELSDNIISGGLEVLAEKCPNLTYLNLSGNKIKDLSTVEALQNLKNLKSLDLFNCEITNLEDYRESIFELLQQITYLDGFDQEDNEAPDSEEEDDEDGDEDDEEEEEDEAGPPEGYEEEEEEEEDEDEDEDEDEAGSELGEGEEEVGLSYLMKEEIQDEEDDDDYVEEGEEEEEEEEEGLRGEKRKRDAEDDGEEEDD; encoded by the exons ATGGAGATGAAGAAGAGGATTAACCTGGAGTTAAGGGACAGAGCCCCGGAGGAG GTGACAGAGTTGGTCCTTGATAATTGCCTCTGTGTCAATGGGGAAATTGAGGGCCTgaatgatacttttaaaaaactagagTTTCTGAGTATGGCTAATGTGGAACTAAGTTCACTGGCCCGGCTGCCCAGCTTAAATAAACTTCGAAAG TTGGAACTTAGTGACAATATAATCTCAGGAGGCTTGGAAGTCCTGGCAGAGAAATGTCCAAACCTTACCTACCTCAATTTGAGTGGAAACAAAATCAAAGATCTTAGTACAGTAGAAGCTCTG CAAAATCTTAAGAATTTGAAGAGTCTTGACTTGTTTAACTGTGAGATCACAAACCTGGAAGATTATAGAGAAAGTATTTTTGAACTGCTACAGCAAATCACATACTTAGATGGATTTGACCAGGAGGATAATGAAGCACCAGACTCAGAAGAAGAGGATGATGAAG atggagatgaagatgatgaagaggaagaggaagatgaagCTGGTCCACCTGAAGGatatgaggaagaggaagaagaggaggaggacgaggatgaggatgaggatgaagaTGAAGCAGGCTCAGAactgggagagggagaagaggaggtggGCCTCTCATActtaatgaaagaagaaattcag gatgaagaagatgatgatgactatgttgaagaaggggaagaagaagaagaagagg AAGAAGAAGGTCTTCGAGGGGAAAAGAGGAAACGAGATGCTGAAGATGATGGAGAGGAAGAAGATGACTAG
- the APH1A gene encoding gamma-secretase subunit APH-1A — protein sequence MGPRQGFVPSSASVEEVAPTCIWGFGVPAFPGVRGDIAPRPSRGRVATPRGLPGWRASSLRLSWPGPHLAPSCPAMGAAVFFGCTFVAFGPAFALFLITVAGDPLRVIILVAGAFFWLVSLLLASVVWFILVHVTDRSDARLQYGLLIFGAAVSVLLQEVFRFAYYKLLKKADEGLASLSEDGRSPISIRQMAYVSGLSFGIISGVFSVINILADALGPGVVGIHGDSPYYFLTSAFLTAAIILLHTFWGVVFFDACERRRYWALGLVVGSHLLTSGLTFLNPWYEASLLPIYAVTVSMGLWAFITAGGSFRSIQRSLSCRRQEDSRVMVYSALRIPPED from the exons ATGGGGCCGCGGCAGGGGTTTGTCCCCTCCTCGGCTTCCGTAGAGGAAGTCGCGCCGACCTGTATCTGGGGTTTCGGTGTCCCCGCCTTCCCGGGGGTCCGGGGTGACATTGCACCGCGCCCCTCACGGGGTCGCGTCGCCACCCCACGCGGACTCCCTGGCTGGCGTGCTTCATCCCTTCGCCTCTCTTGGCCGGGCCCCCACCTCGCCCCCAGCTGCCCAGCCATGGGGGCCGCAGTGTTTTTCGGATGCACTTTCGTCGCTTTCGGCCCGGCCTTTGCGCTTTTCTTGATCACTGTGGCAGGAGACCCGCTTCGCGTCATCATCTTGGTTGCGGG GGCATTTTTCTGGCTGGTCTCCCTGCTCTTGGCCTCTGTGGTCTGGTTCATCTTGGTCCATGTGACCGACCGGTCGGATGCCCGACTCCAGTATGGCCTCCTGATTTTTGGTGCTGCAGTCTCTGTCCTTCTACAGGAGGTGTTCCGCTTTGCCTACTACAAGCTGCTTAA gaagGCAGATGAGGGGTTAGCATCGCTGAGTGAGGACGGAAGATCACCCATCTCCATCCGCCAGATGGCCTATG ttTCTGGTCTTTCCTTCGGTATCATCAGTGGTGTCTTCTCTGTTATCAATATTTTGGCCGATGCACTTGGGCCAGGTGTGGTTGGGATCCATGGAGACTCACCCTATTACTTCTTGACTTCAG CCTTTCTGACAGCAGCCATTATCCTGCTCCATACCTTTTGGGGAGTTGTGTTCTTTGATGCCTGTGAGAGGAGACGGTACTGGGCTTTGGGCCTGGTGGTTGGGAGTCACCTACTGACATCGGGACTG ACATTCCTGAACCCCTGGTACGAGGCCAGCCTGCTGCCCATCTATGCAGTCACTGTTTCCATGGGCCTCTGGGCCTTCATCACAGCTGGAGGGTCCTTCCGAAGTATCCAGCGCAGTCTCTCGT GCCGACGGCAGGAGGACAGTCGGGTGATGGTGTATTCTGCCCTGCGCATCCCACCCGAGGACTGA
- the CA14 gene encoding carbonic anhydrase 14, which translates to MLFFTLLLEVIWTLAANRGQHWTYDGPHGQDHWPASYPECGSNAQSPINIQTGSVTFDPELLPLQPHGYEEPGTEPLDLHNNGHTVQLSLPPTLYLEGLPRKYVAAQLHLHWGQKGSLGGSEHQINGEATAAELHIVHYDSDSYESLSEAAQRPQGLAVLGILIEVGETKNPAYEHILSHLHEIRHKDQKTSVPPFNLRELFPPLLAQYFRYNGSLTTPPCYQSVLWTVFSRRAQISIGQLEKLQETLFSTEEEPSKLLVQNYRVPQPLNQRTVFASFIQVGSLYTTGEMLSLGVGILVGCLCLLLAVYFIARKIRKKRLGNRKSVVFTSARTTEA; encoded by the exons ATGTTGTTCTTCACGCTCCTGCTAGAGGTGATTTGGACCCTGGCTGCCAACAGGG GTCAACACTGGACATATGACG GTCCACATGGTCAAGACCACTGGCCAGCCTCTTACCCTGAGTGTGGAAGCAATGCCCAGTCCCCCATCAACATTCAGACAGGCAGTGTGACTTTTGACCCTGAGTTGCTACCTCTGCAGCCCCATGGATATGAAGAGCCTGGCACCGAGCCTTTGGACCTGCACAATAATGGCCACACAG TGCAACTCTCTCTGCCCCCAACCCTGTATCTGGAAGGACTTCCCCGAAAATACGTAGCTGCCCAGCTCCACCTGCACTGGGGTCAGAAAGGATCCCTGGGGGGGTCAGAGCACCAGATCAATGGCGAAGCCACAGCTGCAGAG ctCCACATCGTACATTATGATTCTGATTCCTACGAAAGCTTAAGTGAGGCTGCTCAGAGGCCTCAGGGCCTGGCTGTCTTGGGCATCCTCATTGAG GTGGGTGAGACTAAGAATCCAGCTTATGAACACATTCTGAGTCACTTGCATGAAATCAGGCATAAAG ATCAGAAGACCTCAGTGCCTCCCTTCAACCTGAGAGAGTTGTTCCCCCCACTGCTGGCGCAGTACTTCCGTTACAATGGCTCGCTCACCACACCGCCCTGCTACCAGAGTGTGCTCTGGACAGTCTTCAGTCGAAGGGCCCAGATTTCAATAGGACAG CTGGAAAAGCTTCAAGAGACACTGTTCTCCACAGAAGAGGAGCCCTCTAAGCTCCTGGTACAGAACTACCGAGTCCCCCAGCCTCTCAATCAGCGAACGGTCTTTGCTTCTTTCATCCAAG TGGGATCCTTGTATACCACAG GTGAAATGCTGAGTCTGGGAGTGGGAATCCTGGTTGGCTGTCTCTGCCTTCTGCTGGCTGTTTATTTCATTGCTAGAAAGATTCG GAAGAAGAGACTGGGAAACCGGAAAAGTGTGGTCTTCACCTCAGCACGAACCACCGAGGCATAG